A region from the Mercenaria mercenaria strain notata chromosome 7, MADL_Memer_1, whole genome shotgun sequence genome encodes:
- the LOC123556105 gene encoding uncharacterized protein LOC123556105, with product MMDLRSTFEKDSTELDQKNVLNNSKTFMHEHPKIENIQWSIANEHLRASGITEHYTTIKDTLNEDISPRDSTEIGVRTLDASQGAGYPYVTFNGSEGFPTRNNDATSELYSYATNHPVLHWQEREDENRLGHSYLSLSANGHNDQEISEDHSGKSNHCTNNGVRYDNNKTNFKPGTSQTPSQYDNQKDTYLVSRQEKAKLKQKKHMNLYDIDWQNIGNKHLAYGGQNGNNHSNYSQLGSTYVDKDVRIPGSGNPASAIPKARQYRKRKTTIVIVIILLLLVAIAAVVGVLLITKQTENVCDDRDGCHSKCPKYPDVSNGHVSSTEEVYPSSMVNISCNEGFRINRKDMAVCLDSGSWSHIATCEPVDCGKYLPPDHALILESGQETTFNTSVSVTCDAGFQLVEESDSFVWCTGDGHWSGNPKCENLVDLSINPSFFLIGETAKLTCEFRKASDWRKVVFRRASWNKDSVTIASIENNIVSYKPNTANDNIEIIENSFTHDSGKVIITFETVQCSDAFEIPGDINFTCEVQMDNLHVFHAERLIRIQGKPDAPMLTMSPHVVEGEDTTRSLFVCEMLFAEPNGKVIIESDYSGTYTTLLSSVNGEYETDAAWIEDIKTTLKNCWYRMVVSFGLKAVSMKWHRKHIRCIAQSSNSSVYHTVFTSDNGVVKVLPERICQGQDLVLYPYNCGMYVECDSEDGYNSVMDVIACANGNCYNVNIGGCSQCSVESSCSVTDIYYKDGGSNEIGSALTIVCIVEDFKDLTDIKISRGSGEMVSSLSTGDNIKGISTVPEMSHRNSTGGMLSVHISYLLCDDEATYRCFPEGGGQYSDDVIYLNMNC from the exons ATGATGGATTTAAGATCAACTTTCGAAAAGGATTCAACTGAATTAGATcagaaaaatgtgttaaataaCTCAAAAACGTTTATGCATGAACATCCgaaaattgaaaacattcaaTGGAGCATAGCGAACGAGCATTTAAGGGCATCTGGTATTACGGAACATTATACAACAATTAAAGACACGTTAAATGAAGACATCAGCCCCAGGGACTCTACTGAAATTGGCGTCAGAACACTTGATGCAAGCCAAGGGGCTGGATATCCGTATGTGACATTCAATGGGAGTGAAGGTTTTCCTACCCGCAATAATGATGCTACATCTGAATTATATTCATATGCAACCAATCATCCTGTCCTACACTGGCAAGAAAGAGAAGACGAAAACAGATTAGGTCACTCATATCTATCTCTAAGTGCAAACGGCCATAACGATCAGGAGATATCAGAAGATCACAGTGGAAAAAGTAATCATTGTACAAATAATGGAGTTCGGTAtgataacaataaaacaaattttaagccGGGTACAAGTCAAACTCCGAGTCAGTATGATAATCAAAAAGATACATACCTGGTTTCTCGTCAGGAGAAGGCAAAGTTGAAGCAAAAGAAGCACATGAACTTGTACGATATAGACTGGCAGAACATTGGAAATAAGCACCTTGCATATGGTGGTCAAAATGGAAACAACCATTCTAATTACTCTCAACTTGGCAGTACCTATGTTGATAAAGATGTTAGG ATTCCAGGAAGTGGAAATCCGGCATCGGCTATACCAAAAGCAAGACAGTACCGTAAAAGGAAAACCACTATCGTGATTGTAATCATTCTGCTACTGCTAGTTGCTATTGCTGCTGTGGTTGGTGTACTATTGATTACCAAGCAAACAG AAAACGTCTGTGACGACCGGGACGGATGCCATTCAAAATGTCCAAAATACCCAGATGTTTCTAATGGTCATGTCAGTTCTACTGAAGAAGTTTATCCTTCATCAATGGTTAATATATCTTGCAATGAAGGTTTCAGAATTAATAGAAAGGACATGGCAGTATGTTTGGACAGCGGGTCTTGGAGCCATATTGCTACATGTGAACCAGTTGATTGTGGAAAGTACCTGCCACCAGATCATGCGCTCATATTAGAATCTGGACAAGAGACCACATTCAACACTTCGGTAAGTGTAACATGCGATGCTGGGTTCCAACTTGTAGAGGAGAGCGACAGTTTTGTCTGGTGTACTGGAGACGGACATTGGAGTGGAAATCCTAAATGCGAAAATCTAG TTGATTTATCTATAAATCCAAGCTTCTTTCTGATCGGCGAAACAGCCAAACTAACTTGTGAATTTCGAAAAGCATCTGACTGGAGGAAAGTTGTGTTCAGAAGAGCCAGTTGGAATAAAGATTCAGTCACAATAGCATCAATAGAAAATAACATAGTTTCATACAAACCGAATACAGCTAATGACAATATCGAGATAATAGAAAACAGTTTTACGCATGATTCGGGTAAAGTTATCATAACATTTGAAACTGTCCAGTGTTCCGATGCGTTTGAAATACCTGGGGATATCAACTTCACATGTGAAGTTCAAATGGATAATTTGCATGTCTTTCATGCCGAAAGATTGATTAGAATACAAG GTAAGCCCGATGCTCCGATGTTAACGATGTCTCCGCACGTAGTCGAAGGAGAAGACACAACTAGATCTCTGTTCGTATGCGAGATGCTTTTTGCAGAACCGAATGGTAAAGTGATTATTGAAAGTGACTATAGCGGTACATACACCACATTGCTATCGTCTGTGAATGGTGAATACGAAACTGATGCGGCTTGGATTGAAGACATAAAGACCACTCTGAAAAACTGTTGGTACAGGATGGTAGTTAGTTTTGGCTTGAAAGCTGTTTCAATGAAATGGCATCGGAAACATATTAGATGCATTGCACAATCTTCTAATAGTTCAGTTTATCATACAGTTTTCACATCTGACAACGGCGTTGTCAAAGTTCTTCCAg AAAGAATCTGTCAAGGTCAAGATCTTGTCTTATACCCATATAACTGTGGTATGTATGTTGAGTGTGATAGTGAGGACGGTTATAATTCTGTGATGGATGTTATTGCATGTGCAAACGGCAACTGTTACAATGTTAACATCGGAGGATGCAGCCAATGTTCTGTTGAAAGTAGTTGTTCAGTTACAG ACATTTACTACAAAGACGGGGGCTCAAACGAAATAGGGTCAGCATTAACCATCGTGTGCATTGTTGAAGATTTCAAAGATCTTACGGATATAAAAATTAGCAGAGGCAGTGGAGAGATGGTGTCCTCATTAAGCACAGGTGACAATATCAAGGGCATTAGCACTGTTCCAGAGATGAGTCACCGTAACAGCACCGGCGGCATGCTTTCAGTACACATAAGCTACCTTTTGTGTGATGATGAAGCTACATACCGTTGTTTTCCGGAAGGAGGCGGACAATATTCGGATGACGTCATATATCTGAATATGAATTGTTAA